The stretch of DNA GCACGCCCGCGCCTCCCGGGTCGGCGTGGACGTGGACGCCACCGTCCACCTGGACGCCGACGGCCACCCCGTCCCCGGTGACCCGGAGTCCATCGACCGGGCCGGCCGCCCGGGCGTCCTGCTCACCGTCACCGACGACGGCGTCGGCATCCCGGACGGCGGCCGGCGCAGCGGCCTGCTCAACCTCACCCGCCGTGCCGAGGCCCTCGGCGGCGACGCCTGGCACGAGCCCGGCCCGTACGGCAAGGGCACCCGCGTCCGCTGGTCCGCCCGGCTGTAGCCCTACAGCTCCGCGAGGAGCTGCTCGACCACCGCCGCCACGCCGTCCTTGTCGTTGCTGACGGTGTGCCGGGAGACGGCGGCCAGCACCTCGGGGTGGGCGTTGGCCACGGCGTAGGAGTGGCCGGCCCAGGCGAGCATCTCCAGGTCGTTGGGCATGTCGCCGAAGGCCACCACCTCGGTGCGGTCGATGCCCTGCTCGCGGCACCAACTCTCCAGCGTGCTGGCCTTGGTGACGCCGAGTGCGCTGATCTCGACCATCGCCACCGGCGCCGAGCGAGTGATCTCGGCCAGGTGGCCGGCCGCCCGGCGGGCCTCGGCCAGGAAGGTGTCCGGGTCGAGGGTGGGGTGCTTGGCGAGCACCTTGAACAGCCCGGCCACCCGCCCGTCGGCGATCAGCTCCTCGGCCGGGGCGACCTCGTGCTCCACGTCGTCGCCCCACATCCGCAGCTCGTACTCCGGCTCCCGCGCCCAGCCCTGCGGGTGCTCGAACGCGAAGGAGACGCCCGGCAGTTCGGCGCGCATGGCGGTCACGATGGCCAGCACGGCCCCGGCCGTCAGCGGGAAGCTCTCCAGCAGCTCGCCGCGCCGCACGTCCACGATCGCCCCGCCGTTGGAGCAGATCGCCACGCCGTGGCCGCCGATGTGCGGGCTGACCTGCTGCATCCAGCGCGGTGGGCGGCCGGTCACGAAGACCACCTGGATGCCCGCCGCTTCGGCCGCCGCCAGGGCGGCGGCGGTGCGGTCGGAGACGGTGCCGCCCGCGCAGAGCAGCGTGCCGTCGAGGTCGGTGGCGATCAGGCGGGTGCGGGGCGAAGAGGTGGTCACCCGTCCATCTTCCCGCACGCCGTTCGAACGGCTCCGCCCGCGGGCCGGGCGGTGCCGTTCCAGGGGTGGGCCGGTTCACGGCCCAGGGGTCAGCTCACCTTGAGGGTGAGGGCGGCGGTGTGCAGGGTGCCGGCGGTCTGGAACTGCAGGAACAGCCGCCAGTCACCGGCCTTCGGCAGCTCGGCGTGGAACGGCAGGCTCGGGCCGCCGGTGCCGGTGCCGGTGCCGACCGGCGTCTGCGGGTGCAGGTGGGCGAAGGCCTGGTCACCCGCGTGGAAGGCGGTCAGGTGGGCGTAGGTGTCCAGGTACGGCTGGAGGTCGGTGACCGGCCTGCCGTCCTTGCTCACCGTCACGGTGAGCGGCACCGCCTGCCCCGCGACCGGCTTGCCCGCCACCGTCACGGTGTACCCGTCCACGGTGGTGCTCTCCGCGGCGGCCGGCAGGGGGGTGTCCGCCGCCTGCCCCGGCACGGTCAGCGGCCGGCTCAGCACCATCATGGTGCCCTTGCCCGGCCCCTCGGCCGGGGTCAGCTGGGTGTAGACCCGCCAGGCGCCGGGCCGGAGCGCGGCCAGCGGGGCCGTCCAGGTGCCGTCGGCGGCCATGGTCGGGTGCAGGTGCTGGAAGCCGGAGAGGTCCGAGCGCACCGCGTAGAAGTGCAGGTCCTTGGTCTGCTCGGCGGTGAAGGCGGTCAGCGGGGCGCCGCCCGGAGCGGTGATCCTGAACGTGAACGCGCCCGGCGTTCCGGCGGCGGGCAGCCCGCCGATCGGGTCCAGCCGGTAGCCGGCCTGCTCGGCGGCCAGGCCGTCACCGTCGGTGGCGTTGCCGCCCATCGCGCTCATGTCGTGGGTGGCGCTGTTGCTCGCGCCGCTGCTGGTGCTCATGCCGGGCATGCCGCCCATGTCGGCCTTGCTGTCGCCGCTGCCGCTGCCGCTGCCGCCGGAGCCGCAGGCGGCGAGGGTCAGGGCGAGAGCGGTGGTGGCGGCGAGGCTGGTCAGGGTACGGCGAACTGGCTTACGCATGGTGGATCCTCAGGGGTGTGCGTGCGGTGAACGGGGACGCGTGACCCGAACCCCACTGGGGCCCGGGCGGGCCCGATCACGTCCGCGCGACGCACACCTTGAGCAGCAGGTCTTCGGGCGGGGCCCGCGACCCCTCGGCGCCGTCCACCACCGCACCGCCGCCCAGCGCGGGCAGCGCTGCGGGCACGGTGATCGGCGCGGGGCCGGGCGTGGCCACCGGCTGCCCGTCCCGACCGGGCGTGGCCAGGCAGACCTCCCCGGCGTGCCCGTGCCCGCCCTCGCCGGGCGCGGCCTCCGGGCCCTCGGTCGACCGGTCGGCGACCATGGCGTGGTGCGGCATGCTCCGCACCGTCTCCGCGCTCGTCCGATGGCAGCCGGAGGCGGCCGAGGCGGGGCTCCCGTGCATCAGGAACAGCCC from Kitasatospora sp. MMS16-BH015 encodes:
- a CDS encoding HAD family hydrolase, which encodes MTTSSPRTRLIATDLDGTLLCAGGTVSDRTAAALAAAEAAGIQVVFVTGRPPRWMQQVSPHIGGHGVAICSNGGAIVDVRRGELLESFPLTAGAVLAIVTAMRAELPGVSFAFEHPQGWAREPEYELRMWGDDVEHEVAPAEELIADGRVAGLFKVLAKHPTLDPDTFLAEARRAAGHLAEITRSAPVAMVEISALGVTKASTLESWCREQGIDRTEVVAFGDMPNDLEMLAWAGHSYAVANAHPEVLAAVSRHTVSNDKDGVAAVVEQLLAEL
- a CDS encoding DUF6153 family protein — its product is MARERRALTRLYVLCAVLAGLFLMHGSPASAASGCHRTSAETVRSMPHHAMVADRSTEGPEAAPGEGGHGHAGEVCLATPGRDGQPVATPGPAPITVPAALPALGGGAVVDGAEGSRAPPEDLLLKVCVART